In Dasypus novemcinctus isolate mDasNov1 chromosome 10, mDasNov1.1.hap2, whole genome shotgun sequence, one DNA window encodes the following:
- the LOC105745402 gene encoding olfactory receptor 52A1-like — translation MNSPISMGITNMSYMNPRTVILIGIPGLQHVQFWIGFPFFAVCLVALLGNIFLLIIIPTERRLHQPMYIFLAVLTATDLGLCVAIAPKMLAIFWFGSCSIAFDACLAQLFFIHTLQGMESGILLAMAFDRYVVICNPLRHKSILTPFVLVWMVLVVAIRATVLVGISPILLKRLQFFRSVVIVHSYCEHMDIIKIIQIKYEILNAVFDFRR, via the coding sequence ATGAATTCACCAATTTCCATGGGCATCACTAATATGTCTTATATGAATCCCAGAACAGTAATCCTGATTGGGATCCCTGGACTACAGCATGTGCAGTTCTGGATTGGGTTTCCCTTTTTTGCTGTGTGTCTGGTAGCTCTGCTGGGGAACATATTCTTGCTAATCATCATCCCTACAGAACGCAGACTGCACCAACCCATGTACATCTTCCTGGCAGTACTTACAGCTACTGATCTGGGGCTTTGTGTAGCCATTGCTCCCAAGATGTTGGCCATTTTCTGGTTTGGCTCTTGCTCCATTGCTTTTGATGCCTGCCTTGCCCAGCTGTTCTTCATCCACACCTTGCAGGGCATGGAATCTGGCATCCTGTTGGCCATGGCGTTTGATCGATATGTTGTCATCTGTAATCCTCTGAGGCATAAATCCATCCTTACCCCTTTTGTTCTAGTGTGGATGGTGCTTGTGGTGGCAATAAGGGCAACAGTGCTTGTTGGCATTTCACCCATTCTACTCAAACGCCTGCAATTTTTCCGTTCTGTGGTTATTGTCCATTCTTACTGTGAGCACATggatattataaaaattattcaaatcAAATATGAGATTTTGAATGCTGTATTTGACTTTAGAAGATGA